The Harpia harpyja isolate bHarHar1 chromosome 10, bHarHar1 primary haplotype, whole genome shotgun sequence genome includes a region encoding these proteins:
- the AKAP8L gene encoding A-kinase anchor protein 8-like isoform X1 gives MGRGGAGLARRRYRLAQEEAAAGGGAAIMSYSGYGDWNSGTNRGYEGYSYGYGYGQDNSGNYGYGMATSNSWEMANSDVDMNPDGSGGGNADAVIAKMNQRLDMVSHMDTDTMQGGHYGSGGDRYDSYESYDSRSSMNDRDMYRSGYDYNESEHDNDNAYEGHYDNFYGNRRDQYQNRARDNFGQRGQNWGRDGRNNRPMASSYPGRMGGQWNEPPQSMGSRGLGPHGSSRLPSLFSHNIIPELSMFQGMRGFSGNMRYGGGMMKQRMRRNWKMWDSDFKPQKKKIKKDPTAKKRKQTNSSDEPDSKAAKTDGSDNSDSDNEEGTEGESGEKEEKEGSRGEGEDEEGKDSEKGALTIQEEISQIKRKLQAGKKTQERQKKRHRDRMVERIQFVCSLCKYRTFYDDEMNSHLESKFHKEHFKFVGTKLPQQTADFLQEYVANKTRKTEERRKAIEDINAVIQQIYRDQDLTQDVGMEHFIKKVEAAHCAACDLFIPMQYGIIQKHLKSLDHNHNRRAMMEQSKKSSLVVARSILNNKLISKKLERYLKGENPFTDDPEEKEEHEEGEGGVSGNAEEGTAEGADGNKDEEENPEEENPEEENPEEENPEEENLEEENPEEENPEEENLDEENKDPEENPEAEGAENEGEREETGTETEIEAEAQTEVEPDAENTEEQTSPPAEESLPEEEEQQPVEGVEVEDEEEESEEAAAAQEDEDAE, from the exons atggggcgggggggggcggggctcgCGCGCCGCCGTTACCGTCTCGCgcaggaggaggcggcggcgggcggcggcgccgccatCATGAGTTACTCAG GTTATGGAGACTGGAACTCTGGGACGAACAGAG GTTACGAGGGATACAGTTACGGCTATGGATACGGCCAGGATAACTCGGGTAATTACGGATATGGCATGGCCACTTCGAACTCCTGGGAAATGGCCAATTCGGACGTTGACATGAACCCCGACGGTTCGGGCGGCGGCAACGCCGACGCCGTCATCGCGAAAATGAACCAGCGCTTAGACATGGTGTCGCACATGGATACGGACACGATGCAAGGAGGGCACTACGGATCTGGTGGAGACAG GTACGACTCGTACGAATCCTACGACTCGAGGTCTTCGATGAATGACCGTGACATGTACCGATCCGGCTACGATTACAACGAGTCCGAACACGACAACGATAACGCCTACGAAGGTCACTACGACAACTTCTACGGGAACCGCCGGGATCAATACCAGAACAGAGCACGGGATAACTTTGGTCAACGGGGTCAGAATTGGGGTAGAGACGGACGCAATAACAGACCCATGGCGTCTTCCTATCCTGGGCGCATGGGCGGACAGTGGAACGAGCCTCCACAATCGATGGGATCGCGAGGTCTCGGTCCCCACGGATCCTCCAggcttccttccctcttctcccacaaCATTATCCCAGAACTCAGCATGTTCCAGGGAATGCGAGGTTTCTCGGGAAATATGCGTTACGGAGGAGGAATGATGAAACAACGGATGAGGAGAAACTGGAAAATGTGGGACTCGGATTTTAAA ccccagaaaaagaaaatcaaaaaagATCCCACCGCGAAGAAGCGGAAGCAAACAAACAGCTCCGATGAACCTGACAGCAAGGCAGCAAAGACAGACGGCTCCGATAACTCCGACTCTGACAACG AGGAGGGAACAGAAGGAGAAtcaggagaaaaagaggagaaagagggctCCAGAGGT GAAGGGGAAGACGAAGAAGGAAAAGATTCGGAGAAAG GTGCTTTAACAATTCAAGAAGAGATCAGTCAAATCAAACGCAAATTGCAGGCGGGCAAGAAAACTCAAGAGAGGCAAAAGAAGAGGCATCGGGATCGCATGGTAGAAAG GATCCAGTTTGTTTGTTCGTTATGCAAATATCGGACCTTCTACGATGATGAGATGAACAGTCACCTTGAGAGTAAATTCCATAAGGAACACTTCAAGTTTGTCGGCACCAAGTTGCCTCAACAAACAGCTGATTTTCTCCAG GAATACGTCGCTAATAAAACTAGGAAAACCGAAGAGCGTCGTAAAGCAATTGAAGACATTAACGCGGTTATTCAGCAGATTTACAGGGACCAAGATCTCACGCAAG ATGTTGGTATGGAGCATTTTATTAAGAAGGTGGAGGCGGCTCACTGTGCTGCCTGTGACCTCTTCATCCCAATGCAGTACGGCATCATCCAGAAACACTTGAAGTCGCTTGACCACAACCACAACCGCAGG GCTATGATGGAGCAGTCCAAGAAATCGTCGCTAGTAGTTGCAAGGAGTATTCTCAACAACAAACTAATCAGTAAGAAACTGGAGCGCTACCTGAAG gGTGAGAATCCTTTCACGGATGacccagaagaaaaagaagagcatgaggaaggagaagggggagtCAGTGGAAATGCAGAAGAAGGAACAGCAGAAGGAGCAGATGGAAACAAGGATGAGGAGGAAAATCCGGAAGAAGAAAATCCAGAGGAGGAAAATCCGGAAGAAGAAAATCCAGAGGAGGAAAATCTGGAAGAGGAAAatccagaagaagaaaatccagaGGAGGAAAATCTAGATGAGGAAAACAAGGATCCTGAAGAGAACCCAGAAGCAGAAGGTGCTGAAAATGAGGGGGAGCGAGAAGAAACAGGGACAGAGACAGAAATCGAGGCAGAAGCACAAACAGAGGTGGAGCCGGATGCAGAAAACACGGAGGAGCAGACTTCCCCACCTGCAGAGGAATCTCTCCCTGAGGAAGAAGAGCAACAGCCAGTAGAAGGTGTGGAAGtagaagatgaggaggaagaaagtgaggaagctgctgcagcacaagagGATGAGGATGCAGAGTAA
- the AKAP8L gene encoding A-kinase anchor protein 8-like isoform X2 yields MATSNSWEMANSDVDMNPDGSGGGNADAVIAKMNQRLDMVSHMDTDTMQGGHYGSGGDRYDSYESYDSRSSMNDRDMYRSGYDYNESEHDNDNAYEGHYDNFYGNRRDQYQNRARDNFGQRGQNWGRDGRNNRPMASSYPGRMGGQWNEPPQSMGSRGLGPHGSSRLPSLFSHNIIPELSMFQGMRGFSGNMRYGGGMMKQRMRRNWKMWDSDFKPQKKKIKKDPTAKKRKQTNSSDEPDSKAAKTDGSDNSDSDNEEGTEGESGEKEEKEGSRGEGEDEEGKDSEKGALTIQEEISQIKRKLQAGKKTQERQKKRHRDRMVERIQFVCSLCKYRTFYDDEMNSHLESKFHKEHFKFVGTKLPQQTADFLQEYVANKTRKTEERRKAIEDINAVIQQIYRDQDLTQDVGMEHFIKKVEAAHCAACDLFIPMQYGIIQKHLKSLDHNHNRRAMMEQSKKSSLVVARSILNNKLISKKLERYLKGENPFTDDPEEKEEHEEGEGGVSGNAEEGTAEGADGNKDEEENPEEENPEEENPEEENPEEENLEEENPEEENPEEENLDEENKDPEENPEAEGAENEGEREETGTETEIEAEAQTEVEPDAENTEEQTSPPAEESLPEEEEQQPVEGVEVEDEEEESEEAAAAQEDEDAE; encoded by the exons ATGGCCACTTCGAACTCCTGGGAAATGGCCAATTCGGACGTTGACATGAACCCCGACGGTTCGGGCGGCGGCAACGCCGACGCCGTCATCGCGAAAATGAACCAGCGCTTAGACATGGTGTCGCACATGGATACGGACACGATGCAAGGAGGGCACTACGGATCTGGTGGAGACAG GTACGACTCGTACGAATCCTACGACTCGAGGTCTTCGATGAATGACCGTGACATGTACCGATCCGGCTACGATTACAACGAGTCCGAACACGACAACGATAACGCCTACGAAGGTCACTACGACAACTTCTACGGGAACCGCCGGGATCAATACCAGAACAGAGCACGGGATAACTTTGGTCAACGGGGTCAGAATTGGGGTAGAGACGGACGCAATAACAGACCCATGGCGTCTTCCTATCCTGGGCGCATGGGCGGACAGTGGAACGAGCCTCCACAATCGATGGGATCGCGAGGTCTCGGTCCCCACGGATCCTCCAggcttccttccctcttctcccacaaCATTATCCCAGAACTCAGCATGTTCCAGGGAATGCGAGGTTTCTCGGGAAATATGCGTTACGGAGGAGGAATGATGAAACAACGGATGAGGAGAAACTGGAAAATGTGGGACTCGGATTTTAAA ccccagaaaaagaaaatcaaaaaagATCCCACCGCGAAGAAGCGGAAGCAAACAAACAGCTCCGATGAACCTGACAGCAAGGCAGCAAAGACAGACGGCTCCGATAACTCCGACTCTGACAACG AGGAGGGAACAGAAGGAGAAtcaggagaaaaagaggagaaagagggctCCAGAGGT GAAGGGGAAGACGAAGAAGGAAAAGATTCGGAGAAAG GTGCTTTAACAATTCAAGAAGAGATCAGTCAAATCAAACGCAAATTGCAGGCGGGCAAGAAAACTCAAGAGAGGCAAAAGAAGAGGCATCGGGATCGCATGGTAGAAAG GATCCAGTTTGTTTGTTCGTTATGCAAATATCGGACCTTCTACGATGATGAGATGAACAGTCACCTTGAGAGTAAATTCCATAAGGAACACTTCAAGTTTGTCGGCACCAAGTTGCCTCAACAAACAGCTGATTTTCTCCAG GAATACGTCGCTAATAAAACTAGGAAAACCGAAGAGCGTCGTAAAGCAATTGAAGACATTAACGCGGTTATTCAGCAGATTTACAGGGACCAAGATCTCACGCAAG ATGTTGGTATGGAGCATTTTATTAAGAAGGTGGAGGCGGCTCACTGTGCTGCCTGTGACCTCTTCATCCCAATGCAGTACGGCATCATCCAGAAACACTTGAAGTCGCTTGACCACAACCACAACCGCAGG GCTATGATGGAGCAGTCCAAGAAATCGTCGCTAGTAGTTGCAAGGAGTATTCTCAACAACAAACTAATCAGTAAGAAACTGGAGCGCTACCTGAAG gGTGAGAATCCTTTCACGGATGacccagaagaaaaagaagagcatgaggaaggagaagggggagtCAGTGGAAATGCAGAAGAAGGAACAGCAGAAGGAGCAGATGGAAACAAGGATGAGGAGGAAAATCCGGAAGAAGAAAATCCAGAGGAGGAAAATCCGGAAGAAGAAAATCCAGAGGAGGAAAATCTGGAAGAGGAAAatccagaagaagaaaatccagaGGAGGAAAATCTAGATGAGGAAAACAAGGATCCTGAAGAGAACCCAGAAGCAGAAGGTGCTGAAAATGAGGGGGAGCGAGAAGAAACAGGGACAGAGACAGAAATCGAGGCAGAAGCACAAACAGAGGTGGAGCCGGATGCAGAAAACACGGAGGAGCAGACTTCCCCACCTGCAGAGGAATCTCTCCCTGAGGAAGAAGAGCAACAGCCAGTAGAAGGTGTGGAAGtagaagatgaggaggaagaaagtgaggaagctgctgcagcacaagagGATGAGGATGCAGAGTAA